The Pseudanabaena galeata CCNP1313 genome includes a region encoding these proteins:
- a CDS encoding NAD(P)H-quinone oxidoreductase subunit N, whose product MPLIATDKIVKDLEKAGALAMRVPPEGGYEGRYQLRLKNAGYEILFITARGLGDISSYLTDVHGVRPSHLGKTEIRTYFIPPAIQFRLNALPAKSKGLVVWLIEGKYLSKEELETLSQIPDRDPRVKIVIETASDRQVTWQPLKQAVAA is encoded by the coding sequence ATGCCCTTGATTGCAACCGATAAAATTGTAAAAGACCTAGAGAAAGCAGGTGCTTTAGCAATGCGCGTTCCTCCAGAAGGTGGTTATGAAGGTCGCTACCAACTGCGCTTGAAGAATGCAGGTTATGAAATTCTCTTTATTACGGCGCGTGGTTTAGGCGATATAAGTAGTTATCTGACGGATGTTCATGGTGTGCGTCCTTCTCACCTTGGCAAAACTGAAATACGCACATATTTCATCCCTCCTGCAATCCAATTTCGCCTCAATGCTTTACCCGCAAAATCTAAGGGGCTAGTTGTGTGGCTGATCGAAGGTAAGTATCTCTCCAAGGAAGAGCTAGAGACCCTCAGCCAGATTCCCGATCGCGATCCGCGTGTAAAAATCGTGATTGAAACCGCAAGCGATCGCCAAGTCACTTGGCAACCGCTTAAGCAAGCAGTTGCTGCCTAG
- a CDS encoding DUF1825 family protein: MAFFDSEIVQHEARNLFQDYQALTQLGGSYGKFDREGKILFIEKMEEMMDRYKIFMKRFELSDDFMAQMTLKQLENQLGNFGITPQQMFDQMNITLEKMKSELELHN, translated from the coding sequence ATGGCATTTTTTGATTCTGAAATTGTTCAACATGAAGCCCGCAATCTCTTTCAAGACTATCAAGCCTTAACTCAGCTTGGTGGTAGTTATGGCAAGTTTGATCGCGAAGGCAAAATTCTCTTTATTGAAAAAATGGAAGAGATGATGGATCGCTATAAAATTTTCATGAAGAGGTTTGAATTGTCCGATGACTTTATGGCGCAGATGACCCTCAAGCAATTGGAAAACCAGTTAGGTAATTTTGGGATTACGCCTCAGCAGATGTTTGATCAGATGAACATCACTCTTGAGAAGATGAAATCTGAACTGGAACTTCATAATTAG
- a CDS encoding TrkH family potassium uptake protein encodes MNPARTICLGFVAVIIFGAFLLMLPISSSSGTWSNPITSLFTSTSAVCVTGLSVVDVGKFYSLWGQIFLMLLFQIGGLGYMTATSILLILIGRKFSLRDKITLQQSLDTKGIRGARQLVKSIIAVTFLLELTGAIALIPIFNQRMSFQESVWQALFHSVSAFNNAGFSLFSDSLMGYVNIPSVNIIIGLLIIFGGIGYQVILEGYLWLRPKFSRDREYISFSLTFCVVTTTTIALMLFGTLFFWLTEFSNSETLGKLPLFDQIIGAWFQSVTTRTAGFNTIDNGKMTVTGLFITIALMFIGASPGGTGGGIKTTTARILASCTRAALQGRDEVTMYKLQVPNGLILKAVGVAVGSLFTVICSTGLLSLTDRNISFINILFESTSAFATVGLSTGITSSLSWSGQLIIIATMYIGRVGVLLLMAAIFTDTRPSLIKYPQESMLVG; translated from the coding sequence GTGAACCCTGCTAGAACAATTTGTCTTGGCTTCGTCGCTGTAATCATTTTCGGGGCATTTTTATTGATGTTGCCCATATCCTCTAGCAGTGGTACTTGGTCTAATCCCATAACCTCCCTGTTTACATCCACTTCGGCGGTCTGTGTCACAGGTTTATCAGTGGTCGATGTGGGTAAATTTTATTCACTATGGGGACAGATATTCCTAATGCTGTTATTTCAGATTGGTGGCTTGGGCTATATGACAGCTACTTCAATTCTGTTAATCCTAATCGGACGCAAATTTAGTTTGCGCGATAAAATTACCTTACAACAGTCTTTGGATACAAAGGGAATTCGTGGGGCAAGGCAACTTGTTAAGTCAATTATTGCCGTTACCTTCCTCCTAGAACTAACGGGTGCGATCGCCTTAATCCCCATTTTTAATCAGCGCATGAGTTTTCAGGAGAGCGTTTGGCAAGCGCTTTTTCATAGCGTTAGTGCTTTTAACAATGCAGGATTTAGCCTCTTTTCCGATAGCCTCATGGGCTATGTAAACATCCCTAGTGTCAACATTATTATCGGGCTGCTGATTATTTTTGGTGGCATTGGCTATCAAGTAATTTTAGAAGGATATCTATGGTTAAGACCCAAATTTTCACGCGATCGCGAATATATCTCCTTTAGCCTAACTTTTTGTGTAGTTACTACTACTACGATCGCCTTGATGTTGTTTGGAACTTTATTTTTCTGGTTAACGGAGTTTAGTAATAGTGAAACCTTAGGTAAATTGCCATTATTTGATCAGATTATTGGTGCTTGGTTTCAGTCGGTAACTACGCGCACGGCTGGGTTTAATACGATTGATAATGGCAAAATGACAGTCACTGGGCTATTTATCACGATCGCCCTGATGTTTATTGGGGCAAGCCCCGGTGGTACGGGTGGCGGCATTAAAACCACGACGGCAAGAATTTTAGCTAGCTGCACAAGAGCGGCTTTGCAGGGGCGAGACGAGGTAACGATGTACAAGCTCCAAGTTCCTAATGGTCTAATTTTAAAGGCTGTGGGCGTAGCTGTAGGTTCATTATTTACCGTGATCTGTTCAACAGGGTTGCTATCGCTGACCGATCGCAATATTAGCTTTATTAATATCCTGTTTGAATCAACTTCAGCTTTTGCGACAGTGGGCTTATCAACAGGGATTACATCCTCTTTGTCTTGGTCTGGGCAACTGATAATAATTGCAACCATGTATATTGGGAGAGTTGGCGTATTGTTGCTAATGGCGGCGATCTTTACGGATACTCGTCCGAGTCTGATCAAATATCCTCAAGAGTCAATGTTAGTAGGTTGA
- a CDS encoding ComF family protein, translating into MNWFTSISKGLRIDRLANVVTDSLWQANCPLCKRPADRILCKDCDRQITAYQSPDFFQKDHPIAPEIPLYSWGIYDGTLKRGIAASKYENHPEIMELIAEKIAERWKRSPDARKFSQNFKNLAVIPIPLHDNKLKSRGFNQAEILARRFCDLTAMPCAPQLLQRVKDTKAQMQTKTIQEREQNLSKAFTVPSAQVSKQTNSRSVILFDDIYTTGATIREAIATLAISKMTVRGVIVIARPQFKS; encoded by the coding sequence ATGAACTGGTTCACATCAATTAGCAAAGGTTTAAGGATTGATCGCTTAGCAAATGTCGTTACAGATTCCCTTTGGCAAGCCAATTGTCCATTATGCAAACGTCCCGCCGATCGCATTTTATGTAAAGACTGCGATCGGCAAATTACTGCTTATCAATCACCAGACTTCTTTCAAAAAGATCATCCTATCGCTCCAGAGATTCCACTTTATAGCTGGGGAATTTATGACGGCACATTGAAGCGGGGCATCGCTGCTAGCAAATATGAAAATCATCCTGAAATTATGGAACTGATCGCCGAAAAGATCGCCGAAAGATGGAAGCGATCTCCAGATGCTAGGAAATTTTCCCAAAACTTTAAAAACCTTGCAGTGATTCCGATTCCCCTGCATGACAACAAATTAAAATCGCGAGGATTTAACCAAGCTGAAATTCTTGCCCGTCGTTTTTGTGATCTGACTGCAATGCCATGCGCTCCCCAACTGTTGCAACGGGTCAAGGATACTAAGGCGCAGATGCAAACCAAGACTATCCAAGAGCGTGAGCAAAATTTATCTAAAGCCTTTACAGTTCCCTCAGCCCAAGTTTCTAAGCAGACAAACTCGCGATCGGTCATCCTATTTGATGATATTTACACCACTGGCGCAACTATCCGCGAAGCGATCGCCACCCTTGCCATCAGTAAAATGACAGTGCGCGGTGTAATAGTAATTGCACGCCCACAATTTAAAAGCTAA